A genomic stretch from uncultured Cohaesibacter sp. includes:
- a CDS encoding ribonuclease HII — protein MKKVIKQDHNKAKAARLSRSSGKGKQSALFDITANGPDFALEEAAIARYGGLVAGVDEVGRGPLAGPVVTAAVVLDPAAIPQGLNDSKKLSETKRESLFEAICSSAHVSIASASPQQIDALNIRGATLWAMARALRGLAIPPAFALFDGRDVAPASPCPGMHVIKGDSRSLSIAAASIVAKVTRDHLMMRMGRAFPGYGLETHMGYGTKAHIEALDRLGVTIHHRRSFRPIYERLSREG, from the coding sequence ATGAAAAAGGTCATCAAGCAAGACCATAACAAGGCAAAAGCCGCACGCTTATCCCGCTCTTCGGGAAAAGGCAAGCAAAGCGCACTGTTTGACATCACAGCAAACGGGCCGGACTTTGCCCTCGAAGAAGCTGCAATAGCGCGGTATGGCGGCCTTGTGGCTGGTGTTGATGAGGTCGGGCGCGGCCCACTGGCCGGCCCTGTGGTCACAGCAGCCGTGGTGCTTGATCCTGCGGCCATCCCTCAGGGGCTTAACGATTCCAAGAAGCTATCCGAGACGAAGCGAGAATCCCTGTTCGAGGCAATTTGCTCCAGCGCACATGTTAGTATTGCCTCGGCCTCACCGCAGCAGATCGATGCACTCAATATTCGCGGTGCGACGCTCTGGGCCATGGCGCGGGCCCTGCGCGGCTTGGCCATTCCTCCAGCTTTTGCCCTGTTTGATGGGCGAGATGTGGCCCCGGCCTCGCCGTGCCCCGGTATGCATGTGATCAAGGGGGACAGCCGCTCACTCTCCATTGCGGCGGCTTCCATCGTGGCCAAGGTGACGCGGGACCATCTGATGATGCGCATGGGCCGTGCCTTCCCCGGCTATGGCCTTGAAACCCATATGGGCTACGGCACCAAGGCCCATATAGAGGCACTGGACCGACTCGGCGTCACGATCCACCATAGACG